AAATTTTTAAACCACGCATTagctgtatataaaatatgtctttctatatatccccACAGGTAAAGCACGAAAAATCCATCAAGAAACACGAAGACGAAGCCGAAGTCAGAGCAACTAGAATCATTGGAATCGGATGAAGAAGACGACGATGAGGAATTCGATCTCGAAGAAGAGATGTTCGGAAGCCACAACCGAGGTCGTCAGGGGATCAACCTCCTGGACGAGAGCATGGATGTGGTATTGAGCGAACCTACAGACCGTGTTCTGCGCGCTCTGGTTGCTCCCGAGGGTCACCCCAAGAAACTCTCTTTCGATCAGGTGAGGGGAGGATTTAACAGGGCTAGGGGAATAAAAATCAGGGTAAGGCCAGGGGAATTTATCGATTCtaggggagaaaaaaatggataaagcaTAGATTTATTAAATCTAGGAGAGATAACTGAATAAGATAGGGGAGGATTTGTTTAATTCTAGGGGAGAAAAAATGGGTAAGGCAAGGGATATTTATAGCCTTTATTTGCAACGTCAGATACTTGCAATTATTTCAAGTATTGTGGGCGGAACACCGGCGCTGTCGGCCGTACGAAAACCCATCGCGTCAAAGTGTCGTACTGCTTGAACAAAACCAGCTGTCTCACACGGAGCTGTCTAGCACGACGGTTTTCATTTTATGTATAAGAATGAATATGATTTGAATGCTAGAAAGACGGGTATAAATTAAATGTCCTAAAAACAACTATTTTACTTAATTTTCATAAATTACTTGATTGgctatgtcattattgttaaagttattacTCATATAGTGGTGGtctttaacattataattgtaaatgataatacactaatggtaatgataataaagtataataatattaacagtgacaatgatgataacagtaaaaaatatgACATTCATATTTTGTTTAGTCATTAAGTCACTTAGTcacttaatcttaatcttaagtCACTTAGTCACTTATCGATAAGAATCTCTTGATACGTAATGAGTGTAAAGAAGCAAACTGGTCCTAGGGAAAGAAAATTGTtactatagttataattataagaataaaagtaataataataatattcataatgctgatggtgatgatgatgctgatgatgataacaatgatgatgatgatgatgatgatgatgataatgataataataataataataataataatgataataatgataataataataatgataataataataataataataataataataataatgataataataattactattattattagtagtagtaatagtattgttaacattatttttattgttattattctgattatcattaatgttactacagtcattatcattaccattattatcatatatcttaGATATCATTTATGTGGAAAACATAGAGAAACggtaacattttattatttatggAGCTTTATTCGAAGGATCATTTGCTGCCCATCAAAATGTATACACATTCGAATGTTTTGCTCTGACTCTTCGGCGATGGGTCGCGCATGCGTGTTGACGATTTGAATGTACAAGTTGGCACGCCTGTGTGAGCGGTGCCTTAAGTTTAAATCATATGGAATTCtgcagacaaaaaataaagaactgCAAGGCATTGCGGATAAGGATGCTGCAGACAAAGCCTATTTATCTCTAGGGAAGAAAAAGCTAGATAAGGTAGTGGAGGATTTATCACTTCTAGAGGAGAAGTCAACAACAGGATAAAGTAAAGTTAAATTTATCAGTTCTAGGGGAGAAATAGGTAGGAAAAGGTAAATGGAAATTAATAAATTCTTGGGggaacattatcaataataagcagagtaaaaaaaaaagtggcttTTATATACTCTACGGAGACTAAAGTGAATGGTATTATTTATTTCAGGAGAGTTGAATATCAGTATGCCTTTTAATCGAGGGTAGCAAGAGAGACAGCCTGGCGCAAGTCGGTTAGTTGTTATTGTATTGAAGGGTCGTGTTTCATATTCTTAGGGGAGAAAAATGGAAATGTCTATtctggggggaagagggtgacATTTCAGGGGAGTAAAAGACCAACACACTCACTCCTGACGAGGAATTAGGGGAAGAATTAATTTATTCTAGAGGGGGAAAAATAGATATGAATTCCTATAAAGATGAAATAGGGAGATGTATATTCTAGCTGAAAAAAAGAGATATCTGATACTTCCGGGggagaaaaataatttatatttttgacAGCGAAAACCGAAATACTTGTTCGTTCTATTATAAAGCGGGCTATCTTTATCCtacgagggaaaaggaaagactatataaaatatttattctaGGGGAGTACAATGCCAGTCTTCATCTGATCTGAGTAGATAAACGGTATTTATTTCCATGATCTAAGCAATTAGTATTTAATCATACGAGAGCGGTAAACATTTAATATTTCATACAATTTATATTTGGGTTATATATTGCTGTGGATAGATAATTTGTTTAAACACTGTAGAATGTTTAAATATGTAGGATTAATAAGTATAGATTTAAATAAAACTATGCGTTGAGCTTGAGATATACTAAAGCAAACTGATCTAACTAGATAGTTTTAACAAAATATACGATTGTACAGAATAGTTAAAATGATTGTACAGTATTAACAAACTTAAAGATATTTTAGTCTACAATATAGTGAGCAATTctgaatatatgtttttaatgGCTATATTTGACATTTATGCTACGACAGAATTAACAACTGGTATATaggtcaaataaaacaaaacagcatTTGAATGATTAACATGAATTTTAACGTATCATAGTGATAATTAGTATACAATGATCAACCAAGTAGATTTATTAAATATTCTTGATGTCCAGAACATGAACATGTTAAATCATATTTAACAATTATCTTTACTTATATCAAACTAAATATATCCAATCCGTTGAAATTTGAACATAGAACAAATAAAACCTTATGAATTAAATCATTCTTGTAAACAGCGTAAAACAAATTACAATAGTCTACCCAAACAAGTCAAACCAAATATGCTCAACCCTCAGATATTAAACCAATCATTCTATTCTATTTTAAACCAAACCCAACTACGAATCAGAACGCATTAAACCAAATTATTTCTAAACCCACACATTCTTTTCACAGGTGAGGAAAGTTCACCAAGAAAGGATGGCGAGAATTGCCGAGGAAAACGTGGACCGCTCGCCCTTCCAACAAGATTTCCAGGAAATGTTGGAGAAAGAACACGAGGCGGTTGACAAGGCGAGTGGATGGCAGATGTAGCATTggtagaatatatgtgtatatatatatgtacatatatatatgtttatatgcttcttcttattattattgttgttgccgttatcattattgctattattattattattattattattattattattattattattgttaatattattattattattattattattattattattattattattattattatcagtgttattcgaTCTTAATGGTAGATGTTAAGATGTATCAAGATGTATCATTActggaattatttatttattcatttttctaatCTAATTCtcttatttgtttacatttacatgtttatttgtcGTTGGgggtattttttcatgtttttccttataattctatatacattattggttatagatatatattgccaGTATTTGTCTCCTTTTTCCTTAATTATTTTGGGCATGTCATTGTAAATCTGTCattcgtattttccttttctgattatctgtttctatatcccttctattttgttttttctatctcttccattttttcgtcgtttcagtctttatttttttttatactattgccctttttatcttattttatttactttcctttcttttttcccgatttattattctttaaagattcccattcctctttacatattcattcccttttctacttctttcattttattcactCTTAACTTCCGTCTCAGATTTCTATTCAAACCAATCATGATTAcaaaatatcaattatttttttctttttcaggatGACGACAACGAAGGCTTCCTGAACAAAGTCCTCAGAGCAGTTTGGTAAATGATCGGACTCGGAAAATATGCTTGATAGATTTCCTGATTCAGTTTCCACTCAGAGGAATATAATGGATGGATAAAAGCCACATTCGCAAGTGCATGGGCTGTGCAGTACGCCCGGATTATTTGGGATTTGTATGAAGGATTCGTAATATCAATGTCAAAATTATGGTTAGAATAAAATGGAGGgaaaattcgattttttttaacCTGCTGACAGTGGTGTATagactaatacatacatacatacatacatacatatatatatatatatataaatatacatatatatatatatatatatatatatgtatatatgtatacacacacatacacacacacacacacacacacacacacatacacacacacacacacatacacacacacacacatacacacacacatacacacacacgcacacacacacacacacacacacacacacacacacacacatatatatatatatatatatatatacacacacacacaaagagagaccaATCACGGGTGACGGGATTGGTCACACATACGGGTCGTAGCCTCGCCGCCGTTCGGGCCAGGCCTTTCAGTAGGTCACGCTTCTTTTTCGTAGCCTCGACCTTGTGCTTGACCTCTACATGACACTCTCCCGTGAGTCGCGGCCGAGCCTCGAcggtcctcctccgcctcctgagGGTCATCCTCCAGACTCCCCCTTCGGCCCTGCAGCTTCTCCGGTCCGGCCCTCGCACCTCCTGCCTGCAAGCATCATATCTCCAACAATAAACAAGAGCTAGCAGACCGTGGGTCGGGGGAACTCTCGTAATTAAGGAGAAGTTcgttacagagaaagagaaagagagagaagaaaaaagaaaaaagagaaacatgcaGACGGTAACGCGTAACGAAGGCTTTGAGCTGCAATAAGCAGAGTCCAGCTGGGGCTTCTCAGCGCGATGCCAAACGGCGCCGGAACCTTCTTCTTAGCGCCCAAGGACAAGGCAAGCGGCCACATGCTGCTTTTCCGCTTAATAGTTTTTCCTGGAAGGTATAAGGAAATCAGTTATGTTGAAGCCTTGTTAATGGATTACAGTGGGAGATGATGATTTACAAATGattgctaaacacacacacacacacacatatatatatttataaatatatatatatgtctatatatatgcacacatacatacgtatatatatatatatatatatatatatatatacatatacatatatatatatacaatatatacatatatatatgtattacaatgTAAGATGATAaatcaaatgtatgtatgtatatatgtacacacacacacgcacacacacacacacacacatatgtatgcatagacatataaattaaatgtatgtatatatgtgtgtattgacacgcatacacacacacacacacatatatatgtatttatatatatgtatatttatatatatatgcatacatatatgcatacatacatacatacatatataggtatatatacatatacatatatatatatatatatatatatatatatatatatatgtgtgtgtgtatgtatacacacacacacacacacacacacatatatatatgtatatatctatatatatatatctatatatatatatatatatatatatatatatatatacacacacacacacacacctctctccttccctccctctccagctctTGTGTTCGGCAGTTAAGTCAGCATACCTTATTTTATACACCCCCCAAAAAAGTCCACACATTGTTTACAACATCTAACACCTTTCGCTCCGCCAAGCCTCTCTTAAATCCGAACCCATTGCCAGGAACATAAACCTTATGACCTCAACTACCTGCGAAACGGCCCTTCTGTCACCCTCATCATAGCCTTGTCTTGGCCACTGTCAACACGGCTCCCGGGCACGGTAAACAGCCGCTGTAGCCTCAAGTGTCCGGGGTTCGAGATTAACTAGGGCGAGGGGACGGGGGCGGATTTTGTTATTAGAGACTATCGAAACTATGGTGATACAGTGCCGTGTGTTGAGgctattctttttttctaatggGTTGCAGTTATggtggagagaatgggagatgggagagggagagggagagagagagagagggggagaaggagagggagagggagaagaagagagagaggaagagggagagggtgagagaagagagagggaggaagagggagagagaagagagagggaggaagagggagagagaagatagagggaggaagagggagagagaagagagagggaggaagagggagagagaagagagagggaggaagagggagagagaagagagagggagaaaaagagagataggaagagggagagggagagagggaaatgaagaaacacAGAgtgatagatgggcagatagagaggggcagagacagagttACTCATCAAGGAAGGGACGACCAAAACAAAAGCAAGTCTAGGACAATCTCGTCATAGAAGGTTACATAATTTCTTTTACCGGTGTTACTTCACACCCATCTGACATTCCAGCGAATCTTAATTACTTTCATTCATTCCCGaggtaacagtaaaaaaaaaaagatagaaaaaaacaataatacgttTCCAGTATAAAAACGTTTTCGTAATTACGGTCATCATTTCTAGATGAAAAATGAACGTTTTTTTCATGCTATCTGGAGAGaagtataaacaaatattaaCGATTAGTGTACAGTAAGCGTTTACCAGGAAACCGATACTGTTCGAACAATATAATACAACTGCAGATAAAAGAATCAAGAAATATTATAATCAACACAGTTCCAGTTACCACTGCCATAACAGCCCAAATTTAACCATCAAATCGGCATACTTATATCAAGCCAAACATGCTTCACTTTTACAGCAACTTGAAAGCAACAGAATGTATTTACGCTACAAGAGTTTACCTTCACAGGACTCACACCaaatcgaaagaaaaaaagtacattaAAAAGAGTTtacttaagacacacacacacacacacacatatatatacacactcatatatatgtgtatgatatatatatatatatggaaataaacatatttatgtatgtatatatgtatatacacacacacatacacactcacacacacgcacacaaacacacatgtatacacacacacatacacgcacacacacacacgcacacacacactcacacacacacacacacacacacacacacacacacacatatatatatatatatatatacacacacatatacacacatataaataaataaataaatatatgtaaatatacacatatacatatatatgagtatatatgcatatatatataaatatatatataatatatatatatatatatatatatatatactatatatatatatataagcagtgaTTATTCCTATAATCTCAAAGCCTTAAGCTGACCCTCTAGTTCGCCCAGTACAGAACAAAACTAAGAGAAAAACCACGATGTTCACATGCTTATCAAGAggtatataaaagtaaaaaagtcaCGGCATACTCTATCTTTCCAGTGTAAACATTGGAACAATATCTGAAGGACGACAAAGTTGTTGCTATGGCAAGGTCTGCCATAGCAACAACACTGGCgcccagagagacacagagagtttTAGTTTTAcgaaatgtattaataataatgcggGCATTTTGGCGTTCACGGTAATTTAAGTATAACAAGCCATGCTACCGTCTGGACAGGAAGTCGTCGTCTAAAGTTATTCGAATAAAGTCAACTTATCTCAGTACAACATTGTTTATCTAAAAGATTTCTGAAGcgagtgaagggggtgggggattaGTCAACCACCCGTTTGGTCTACGCGAAAGTGGTAAACAAGGTCCAACAGATAACATAAGATAATTAAAAGTCGCTTTGCACTTCTTGGTTCCCGCCGAGAAGGTAACTCAAAGTGCGCAGCCAGGCGTATAAACAGACAAAGTCTGGGCCAACCTTGGAGCGGCAGCGTCGTGTTCGATAGAATTTTATTACGGATTCTCTcgccagaaacaaagaaaggttGTGGTGATTTGTATCTGTAAGATAAGATTTTATCAATGTGGATGTGGAAGTAATGAATATATTCTTGTCAGTTCGGAAGTGTTTCGAATTTCATATTTTTAAACATGGCTCAGGAGAATTAGAATTAGTCCCTGCTGCAATGCTCGCCACCTTCTTAATTAGACGAATAACTGAAGCATATAAACAGGGGAAACAAAGGATGGCGTTaagctgaaataaaagaaaagaaaaaaaaggcttacAATAAAAGACTGAAGGGAAAAATCAATTAAATTCAACAAATAAGGACACAATAAACACAGATTCCAGCACAGCTA
The window above is part of the Penaeus chinensis breed Huanghai No. 1 chromosome 14, ASM1920278v2, whole genome shotgun sequence genome. Proteins encoded here:
- the LOC125032464 gene encoding uncharacterized protein LOC125032464, with the protein product MFGSHNRGRQGINLLDESMDVVLSEPTDRVLRALVAPEGHPKKLSFDQVRKVHQERMARIAEENVDRSPFQQDFQEMLEKEHEAVDKDDDNEGFLNKVLRAVW